One Thermicanus aegyptius DSM 12793 DNA segment encodes these proteins:
- a CDS encoding L7Ae/L30e/S12e/Gadd45 family ribosomal protein — protein sequence MNGKGKNVFNLLGLAMRAGQIVSGEEPVLAAIRSNHAFLVILSTDASENTRKKIVDKCKSYRVEFVFFGSREELGQAIGKGERVILGITNQGFAAKIAEEIRAIRNGGD from the coding sequence TTGAACGGGAAAGGGAAAAACGTCTTTAATCTATTGGGTTTGGCAATGAGAGCAGGACAAATCGTTTCCGGAGAGGAACCGGTTCTTGCCGCCATTCGTTCCAATCATGCTTTTCTTGTCATCCTCTCCACAGATGCATCGGAAAATACCCGGAAAAAGATTGTAGATAAATGCAAAAGTTATAGGGTAGAGTTCGTTTTCTTTGGCAGCCGGGAGGAATTGGGCCAAGCCATCGGGAAAGGGGAGAGAGTAATCCTTGGCATTACGAATCAAGGATTCGCAGCCAAAATTGCAGAAGAGATACGGGCCATACGTAACGGAGGTGATTAG